One Ancylobacter novellus DSM 506 genomic window, CGGGCGCCTCCCACTCGCTCACCGAGGCGGAGCAGGGCACGTACCACTATGTTTACGGCCCCTATGTCGATCCGGTCTTGAGGGTCGAGCCCGGCGCAGTGGTCGCGGCCGAGACCCACGACGCCTTCGAGGGCAAGATCAAGCACGATACGGATAACCCCCTCGACATCCTGAACTTCCCCTATCTCAACCCGCAGAACGGCCCGATCTTCGTCAACGGCGCGGAGAAGGGCGACACGCTCGCGGTCTACATCAAGAACATCGTGCCGCGCGGCGAGCAGCCGGTCGGCACCACGCTGATCATGCCGGAGTTCGGCGGCCTGGTGCCGACCAAGGACACGGCGATGCTCAACCAGGCGCTGCCGGTCAAGGTCAAGAAGCTCCACGTCGACGCCGAGACCGGCACCAAGTGGAACGACAAGATCACCCTGCCCTACGTGCCGTTCATCGGAACCATCGGCACCTCGCCGGAGATCGAGGCGATCACCTCGCTGCAGCCGGACTATTATGGCGGCAACATGGACCTGCCCGATGTCGGCATCGGCGCGGTGATCTACCTGCCGGTCAACACCAAGGGCGCGCTGCTCTATCTCGGCGACTGCCACGCCACCCAGGGCGACGGCGAATTGTGCGGCGTCGCGCTGGAGCACCCCACCGTCACCACCATCCAGATCGACCTGATCAAGGGCTGGACCATCCACACGCCGCGGCTGGAGACCGAAGACTTCATCATGTCCATCGGCTCGACCCGCCCGATGGAGGACGCCACCCGCATGGCCTATCGCGACCTCATCCGCTGGATGGCGAGCGACTACGGCTTCGACGAGGTCGAGGCCTACATGCTGCTGACCCAGTGCGGCCGCGTGCGCCTCGGCAACATGGTCGACCCGAAATACACGATGGGCGCGTCGATCCTTAAGTCCTACCTCCGCTAGGAGCGGGCACGCGGCGGCCGCCGCCGAGCCCACTGGAAGAAACCAGTACGGCACCGATGCCCGGCATCGGTGCCGTTTCTGTTTGCGGCCCTCCGCCACAAGTCGCCCCTTGCGGCGGCGCACCGAGTATCATTGCTTTAAAATAATTAGCATGATATCTATTTTATTATGAACGATATCGAGACCCTCCGCCGCCTCCTCACGGCCCAGCTCCTCCAGGCGGGCCGGCAGTGGCGGCGCATCGCCGAGAAGGAGCTGGAAAAGCTCGGCATCTCCGAGGCCTGCGCCGCGCCCCTGCTCTGGACCGGGCGTCTCGGCGGCGGCGTACGGCAAGTGACGCTCGCCTCCTATGTCGGCATCGAGGGTCCCTCGCTGGTGCGCCTGCTCGACCAGCTCGCCGCGGCCGACCTCATCGTGCGCAGGGACGACCCCACCGACCGGCGCGCCAAGACCATCTGGCTGACGGACGAGGGCGAACGCCTGAGCGGACGCATCGAGGAACTGCTCGTCGACTTGCGCGGCCAGGTGCTCGCCGATGTCGGCAAGGCCGATCTCGAAGCGACGCTGCGCGTGCTGAAGGCCTTCGACGAGGCCTCCATCCGCGCCGCGACGGAGGAGGTCGTGCCGTGAGCCTGCCCTCCTGGCGGGACTGGCTGTTCTCGGGAAAGGCCTTCCTCGCCTCCATGCTGGCGCTCTACATCGCGCTCGCCTTCGACCTGCCCCGGCCCTACTGGGCGATGGCGGCGGTCTATGTCGTCGCCAATCCGCTCGCCGGCGCCACCAGCTCGAAGGGGCTGTACCGCGCCCTCGGCACGCTCATCGGCGCCGCGGCGGCGGTGTTCTTCGTGCCGCTCTTCGTCAATGCGCCGGAAATGCTCAGCCTCGTCGTGGCGCTGTGGACCGGCTGCCTGCTCTACATCTCCATGCTCGACCGCACGCCGCGCAGCTACGTGTTCATGCTGGCGGGCTACAGCCTGCCGCTGATCGCGCTGCCGGAGGTGAACACGCCCGGGGCGATCTTCGACGTCGCGCTGGCGCGGAGCGAGGAGATCATCATCGGCATCACCTGCGCCAGCATCGTCGGCGCGGTGGTGTTCCCGACCAGCGTCGGCACGGCGCTTTCCGCGCGCATCTCCACCTGGCTCGACGACGCCGCGGGCTGGGCGGGGGAGATCCTGCGCGGCGAGGGCGCGCTGCCGGCAACGCCGCTGCGCCGGCAGAAGCTCGCCGCCGATATCGGCGGCCTCGACCTCATCATCAGCCAGCTCTCCTACGATGCGGCGACGCGCGACGCGACCCGCCATGCGCGCGAGCTGCGCGGGCGGCTGCTCATGCTGCTGCCGCTGCTCTCTTCGCTCGCCGACCGCCTCCATGCGCTGAAGGACGCGGAAAGCCGCCTCCCGCCCGATCTCTCTGCGCTTCTCGTGCGGGCCGCCGAATGGCTGACGCAGGACCGCGGCGACGCGCCGGACCGCACTGATGTCCTCATCGCCGAGATCGCCGCCGTGCGGCCGGAGGGGCCGGCAGACTGGCAGGAGCTCATCCTCGCCAGCGCGCTCGACCGACTGCGCGAGATCGTCGAGCTCTGGAGCGATTGCCTCGGCCTGCGCGCCGCCATCGAAAAGGGCGGCCATGCCGGCGCCTGGCATCCGCGATTCCGCCATCGCCGCGTGGTGGCGCGGGCGCGCCACTACGACTATGGCCTCCTGCTGTTCTCGGCCGGTTCCTGCGTCCTCGCCACTCTCGTCATCAGCGCCTTCTGGATCTCCAGCGGCTGGGCCAACGGTGCCAGCGCGGTGATGATGACGGCCGTCGCCTGCTCCTTCTTCGCGGCCATGGACCGGCCGGCGCCGTTCATCCGCATGATGACCTTCTGGTCCGCCGCCAGCCTCATCGTTTCGGGCATCTATCTGTTCGGCATCCTGCCCTTCGTGCACGATTTCGAGATGCTGGTGCTGGTGTTCGCGCCGCCCTTCCTGCTGCTCGGCATCCTCATCCCGCGGCCGCAATACAACATGCTGGCCATGCTGCTGGCGGTGAACACCGCGTCCTTCGTCGCGCTGCAGAACCGCTATGGCGTCGACTTCACCGTGTTCGCCAATGAGGGGCTGGCGGCGGTGACCGGCCTCGGCTTCGCGCTGGCGTGGACGATCCTCACGCGGCCCTTCGGCGCGGAGCTGGCGGCACGGCGTCTCGTCCGGGCGGGATGGTCCGACCTTGCCGAGACTGCGGAAGGCGCGCACCGGCAGGATCAGGAGCGCCTCGCCGGCCGCATGCTGGACCGGCTCGGCCAGCTCGTGCCGCGCCTCGCCGCCATCGAGGATCGGGAGCTCGCCAAGGTCGACGGCTTCGCCGAGGTCCGCGTCGGCTTCAACATCCTCGAACTGCAGAAGGTGCGGCGCCGCCTCGACCCGGCCGGCCGGGCCGCGGTCGAAACCGTGCTGGAAGGCGTGGCCGACCTCTATCGCCGGCGCGTGGCGCGGCGCGGCTTCACCGAGCCGTCGGCCGAGCTGTGCGCCGCGCTCGACGAGGCGCTGCACCGCTCGGCCGAGCAGGTGGGCGCCTATGGCCGCCGTGCCGTCGATGCCCTGGTTGGGCTGCGCCGGGTGTTCTTCCCCGCCACGCCCGGTCCGTCCGGTGACTTCGCGCCGCGCGAGCATGGCCGGCCGTTCCTCATGGCCGCGGAGTAGGCCCATGTCCGGCGAAATCGATATCTACGGCGTCTACATACCCAACCTGCTGGCCCTCGCGCTGGCGACGCTGGTCGTCAGCCTCGTCGTGCGTCGCGGGCTCGCCTATCTCGGCGTCTACGGCTTCGTGTGGCATCGCGGGCTGTTCGACGTCGCCCTCTATGTCGTCCTGCTGCAGGGCATGTCCCTGCTGTCCCGATGGTGGCTGTCATGACCTTCTCCCTGCGCGGCGCGGTCCGCGTCGGCATCACGCTCCTCGTCCTCCTCGCGGCCGTCAGTGCCGGGCACGAGCTCTGGGCGCATTACATGGACGAGCCCTGGACGCGCGACGCCAAGGTGCGCGCCGACATCGTCGGCGTGGCGCCGGACGTCTCCGGCTTCGTCAGCGAGGTGCTGGTGCGCGACAACCAGGCGGTGAAGCAGGGCGACGTGCTGTTCCGCATCGACCGCGCCCGCTTCGCCATCGCGCTGGAGCAGGCCGAAGCCGCCGTCGAGGGACGCAAGGCGACGCTCGAACAGGCCCGGCGCGACCGCGAGCGCTACGAGCAGCTCAAGGACGTCGTCTCGCAGCAGAAGACCGAGCAGGCGCGCATGCAGGAGGCCGAGGCCGCGATGGCCCATCGGCAGGCGCTGGCCGACCGCGACCTCGCCAGGCTCAACCTGGAGCGCTCTGAGGTGAAGGCCTCGGTCAACGGCACCATCACCAATCTGAGCCTGCGGCCGGGCGACTACATCACCGCGGGCACGCCGGAGATGGCGCTCGTCGACACCGACTCGCTGCGGATCGAAGGCTATTTCGAGGAGACCAAGCTGGCGCGCATCAGCGTCGGTGCTCCCGTCACCATCCGGCTGATGGGGCAGCCGGCGGCGCTGGAAGGCCATGTGGAGAGCATCGCCGCCGGCATAGAGGACCGCGAGCGCACGGTCGGCAACGGCCTCCTCGCCAATATCAACCCGACCTTCAACTGGGTCCGCCTCGCCCAGCGCGTGCCGGTGCGCATCGCCCTCGACAACGTGCCGGACGATGCGCGGCTAGTCGCTGGGCTCACGGCCACCGTGGTGGTGCGGTAGCCCAGCCGCGTCAGCGGAACTTGCGCGCCAGCGCTTCCGAGCCGCGTGCCAGCAGCCCGGCGTCGGAACCCACCGCCGTGAAGATGTTGCCGGCGGCGATGTAGCGGCGCGCGAGACCTTCGTCGCCGGTGAGGATGCCGGAGCGGTTGCCCGCCTTCACGATGCGCCCGACCAGCCCTTCGATCAGCGTGACCACCGCCTCGTTGCCCTGGTCGCCGAGATAGCCGATGTCGGCGGAGAGGTCGCCCGGCCCGATGAAAACGCCGTCGATCCCCGGCACCGCGCAGATCGCCTCCAGATTCTCCATGCCCAGCCTGGATTCGATCTGCACGAGCACGCAGATCTCCTCATGGGCGCGACTGTAATAGTCCTTCACGCGCCCGAAGCGCGAGGCGCGCGAGGCCGCCGCGAAGCCGCGGACGCCCTCGGGCGGATAGCGGGTGTAGGAGACCGCGGCCGCCGCCTGCTCGGCCGTCTCGACCATCGGGAAGAGGAAGCTTTGCACGCCCGCGTCGAGATAGCGCTTCGCCCAGATCGCGTCGGTGACCGGCGGGCGGACGATCGGCTGAACCTTGTTCTCCATGCAGGCCTGCAACTGCGAGAACACCATGTTCAGCTCGTTGGGCGAGTGCTCGGTGTCGATCAGCAGCCAGTCGTAGCCGGAGCCGGCGAGGATCTCGACGGTGAGGTTGCTGGCGAGGCTGCACCAGAGGCCGAGCTGCTGTTCCCCGGCATAGATGCCGCGCTTGAAGTGATTGGCAGGCAGTTCCACGAAGCGATCCCCTCAGCGTCAGTAAATGGACGGCTCGCCCACAGGGGCGCCGAACGAGGTTTCCAGGAAGTCGAAGTCGCAGCCCTCATGCGCCTGGCGGATGTGGCGCGAGAACATCCAGCCATAGCCGCGCTCGTAATGCGGCGGCGGCGGAACCAGCGCGGCGCGGCGCCGCTCCAGCGCGTCCTCGGCGACCAGCATGTCGATGCTGCGGGCGGGCACATCCACCCGCACCAGATCGCCCGTTTGCAGCAGCGCCAGCGGGCCGCCGACATAGCTCTCCGGCGAGACATGGAGGATGCAGGCGCCATAGCTCGTGCCGCTCATGCGCGAGTCGGAGATGCGCAGCATGTCGCGCACGCCCTGCTTCACCAGCTTCTTCGGGATGGGCAGCATGCCCCATTCCGGCATGCCGGGCCCGCCCAGCGGGCCGGCATTGCGCAGCACCAGCACATGGTCGGGCGTGACGTCGAGGCTCTCGTCGTCGATCGCCGCCTTCAGGCTGGGATAGTCGTCGAACACCAGCGCCGGGCCGGTGTGCACCCGCAGATGCGGCGCGCAGGCGCTCGGCTTGATGACGCAGCCCTCGGGAGCGAGATTGCCGCGCAGCACGGCGAGCGCACCCTCGGCATAGATCGGGTTGTCGACGGTGCGGATGACGTCGTCGTCATGCACCTGCGCGCCGGCGATGTTCTCGCCGAGCGTGCGGCCGGTGACGGTGAGCGCATCGAGATGAAGATGGTCGGTCAGCCGGCTCATCAGCGCCGGCAGGCCGCCGGCGAAGAAGAAGTCCTCCATCAGGTAGACGTCGCCCGAGGGGCGGACATTGGCGATGACCGGGACGATCCGGCTCGCCCGGTCGAAATCGTCCAGCCCGATGTTGACGCCGGCACGGCGCGCCTGCGCGATCAGATGGATGATGGCGTTGGTCGAGCAGCCCATCGCCATGGCGACGGTGATCGCGTTCTCGAAGGCGGGTCGGGTGAGGACGCGTGCGGGGACGAGGTCCTCCCACACCATCTCCACGATGCGCCGCCCGCAGGCGGCGGCCATGCGGTTGTGGCCGGCATCGGCGGCGGGAATGGAGGAGGCGCCGGGCAGCGTCATGCCGAGTGCGTCGGCGATGGCGGTCATGGTCGAGGCGGTGCCCATGGTCATGCAATGGCCGAAGGACCGGGCGATGCCGCCCTCGATCTCGTTCCAGGCCTTCTCGTCGATCGCGCCGGCGCGCCGCTCGTCCCAGAACTTCCAGGCGTCGGAGCCCGATCCCAGGGTCCGGCCCTTCCAGTTGCCGCGCAGCATGGGCCCGGCCGGCAGGTAGATGGCGGGGACACCGGCGCTGGTCGCGCCCATGAGCAGCGCCGGCGTGCTCTTGTCGCAGCCGCCCATCAGCACCGCGCCGTCGATCGGATGGGCGCGGATGCCCTCCTCCACCTCCATCGCCGCCATGTTGCGGTAGAGCATCGAGGTCGGCTTGAGGAAAGTCTCCGAGGCCGAATGCACCGGCAGCTCCAGCGGGAAGCCGCCGGCCTGCAACACGCCGCGCTTGACGTCCTCCACCCGCGACTTGAAGTGCCCGTGGCAGGGGTTGAAGTCGGACCAGGTGTTGAGGATGCCGATGACGGGCTTGCCCACCCAGTCCTCCGGCGCGTAGCCCATCTGCCGCAGGCGCGAGCGATGGCCGAAGCTGCGCAGATCGTCATGGGCGAAATAGCGCGCGCTGCGCAGCGTCTCCGGCGTCTTGCGCGTGTCGGTCTTGGCGTAAGCGTTCATGCAGGACACCCGTACGAAGCCGGGCCTCGATGCCGAGGCCCGGCGGAACTCCATCACTGGCTGGCGATCTTTCCGTCCGACACCACCTGGCGCCAGCGCTCCTCCTCCGCCTTCTGGAAGGCGGCGAACTGCTCGGGCGTGTTGGCGACGACCTCGAAGCCGAGGCCGTTGAACTTCTCCTTGACCGCCGGATCGGCGAGCGCGGCGGCAAAGGCGTCGACCACCTTCTTGCTCACCTCGGGCGGCAGTCCCTTCGGCGCCGCGGCCGCCTGCCAGGAATAGACGTCGAGGCCATCGACACCGGCCTCCTTCATCGTCGGAACGTCCGGCAGCACCGGGTTGCGCGCCGCGGCGGTGACGCCGAGCACCTTCAGCTTGCCGGCCTTGATGTGGCTCGCCACTGCCCCGAGGTTCTGGAACGACACGTCGGAGTGGCCGGCAATGAGATCGGCGATGGCCGGCCCGCCGCCCTTGTAGGGAACATGGATGCCCGTGGTGCCGGTCTGCTGCCAGAACAGCGCCGCCGTCAGATGATCCGACGAGCCGGCGCCGGAGGAGGCGAATGTCACCTTGTCCGGGTTCTTCTTCAGATACGCCACCAGCTCCTGCACCGTGTTGGCCGGGAAATTCGGGTTGGCGACCAGCACGTTCGGCGTGCGCACCGCCACGGTGAGCAGGTCGAAGTCCTTGCCCGGCGCATAGCCGAGCTTGGGATTGAGCGCGGGATTGATGGCGTAGACGCCGATCGAGCCGACCAGCAGCGTGTAGCCGTCGGCGGGCGAGTTCTTCACATGCTGCGCGCCGGTGGCGCCATTCGCGCCGGGGCGATTGTCGACCACGACGGGCTGGCCGAGCTTCTCCTGCATCTTCGGCAGGAGCAGGCGGGCCGTGCTGTCCGAGGCGCCGCCCGGCGGGAACGGCACCACGACGGTCAACGGCCGGTCGGGAAATGACTGAGCGAGGGCAGGCGCGGCGGCAGAGCCGACGCAGAGCGCCGCAACCAGCGCCAGCGGAGCGATCTTGAGATGGGACATGGTTCCTCCTGTCGCGTCGGATGACGCATGGGGCAGGAGCCGGCGCCGGTTTGGCGTTGGCGCTTGGTCTCCTCCGTTCCCCGGCTTTGCGGGGTTGGCCGTTATGGGCATGCTAACTGAAGCACTAATGCATCAGTGTCGTCAACTTCAGTTTGCGCTATGGTGCCGCCATGGACACCCCGACCCGCCTGCGCCCCACGCGCGACCCCTCCCGCCACGCCGCTCCGCAGGTCTTCGATTATCTGCGCGAACGCATCATCGCACTGGAGCTGCCGCCCGGGACGCTGATCTCGCGTACCGAGCTGCAGGAGCTGTTCGGGTTCTCCTCCACGCCGGTACGCGACGCGCTGCTGAAGCTGCAGGAGGAATCGCTCGTCGAGATCTTCCCGCAACACGCCACAGTGGTGAGCCCGATCGACTTGAAGCTCGCCCGGCAGGCGCATTTCCTGCGCCGGTCCATCGAGCAGGAGGCGGTGCGCACCATCGCCCTGATGGATGAGCGCGCGGAGGTGGTGCGGCGGCTGGAGACGGTGATCGACGTCCAGGCCGCGCTGCTGGCCCGCGGCGACCTACCGGGCTTCGAGAATGCCGACCGCGAATTCCACCGCATCTTCTTCGAGACCGTCGGCGTGCCGGAGCTCTGGAAGATGAGCCGCCGCTATTCCGGCCATATCGACCGCATCCGCCGGCTGCACCTGCCCATGCCCGGCAAGGCACCGCAGGTGATCGCAGATCATCGCGCCATCGTGGCGGGCATCGCCGCGGGCGACGTGCCGGCGGCGCAGGGCGCGCTGCGCGAACACCTGTCGAAGTCGCTCGCCTTCACCCCAGACCTGCGGGCGCGCTGGCCGGACTATTTTCGCGACTGAGCCTGCCGAGCGACGCCCTGAAGATCGTGCCGCGTGGCGGGCTCGCTATGCGGCTCAGCCGGGACCGCTGCCGCCGCCGCCCGGCCGGTCGGGCGGGGCGAGCGCCAGCATGGCGGTGACTTCGGCCGGCGCCGGGCCCGGCGGCACGCCGCGCCGGGGCATCCCTTCCACGAAGGGCACGAGCTGCAGGCGCGCGATCTCCAGCACGCGGCGCAGCTCCATGACCGGCTGCCTGTGCTCGTCGACACGCAAGTCGAGCGCGGGATAGGCTTCCTCGCCCTGGATGCGAAGGCTCGCCGACTGGCGGCCGCGCTTGTCGCCGCCGGCGGCGTCGCCGGCTTCCATCGCGCGCATCAATCTCTCGTCGAGCGGCATCCCCTCGCCGGCACGGAAGGCGGCGGCCATGGCGGCGATCACCTCGGGGCCGGTGAGCATGTTGCCCTGCACGGCAAAGCCGTCGCCGACCTCCTGTCCGCACCAGGGTGTGCAGTCGGCACCGGTGAAGGCAGCGGCCGCGCCGGCGCCGTCCACCACGCCGATCTGGCGCAGTTCGCGCGAGCCGTCGCCGGCGAGCACCGCCTCCATCGCCGCCAGCGCAGACTGGCCGCCGGCGATGGCGTCGAGCACGTCGAGCGCGAGATAGGGATTGACCCAGGACTGGGTCGAGACCGCGCCGGTGCCGGCCCCCGTAAACGGACACATGGAGCCGACCGCGGGCACGGCGGTCGCCACCGCGACGCCGAGGCGGCCGGTCGTCGGGCAGCGGGCGACGATAGAGAAGGTCATAGGCGCCTCACACGCTCAGATGCTTGAGCACGCGCTCGCGCGCATCCGGCTCGGACGAGGCGCCGGTCTCGGCGATCTCGCCACGGTCGAGCACCGCCCAGCGGTCGGCCACCGCCAGCGCGAAAGGCAGATGCTGCTCGACCAGCAGCATGGTGGTACCGTGACGCTCGCGCGCACTGCGGATCACACCGGCCAGACGGTCGATGACCGAGGGCTGCAGACCTTCGGTGATCTCGTCGACGAGCAGAAGCTTCGCCCCGGTCGCCAGCGAGCGTGCCATCAGCAGCATCTTCTGCTCGCCGCCCGACAGCGTGCCGGCACGCTGCTTCAGGCGCTGGAGCAGGAACGGGAACGACGCCTCGACCTCCGCCAGCGCGACCTCGAAATCCGGGCGCCGCACGGCGAGGCGCAGATTCTCCTCCACCGTCATGTCCTGGAACAGCGCCTTTTCCTGCGCCACATAGCCTACCCCGAGGCGCGCCACGCGGTGCGGCGGAAGCCGCGTCGCCTCGCCGCCGCCGATCAGCACCGTGCCGCCCATCCGCGGCAGGAAGCCCATCACCGCCTTGAGCAGGGTGGACTTGCCCATGCCGTTCTTGCCGAGCACGGCGAGGATCTCGCCCGCCGCGATGGACAGGCTCACCTCGCGCACCACGACGGCGCCGGCATAGCCGCTCGACAGCCCTTTGACGCTGAGTGCGTTGCTCATGCCGGCACCTCCCCGGTCGCCTTCGCGGCGGTCTCGTGCGCGATTCCGGCATGGCCGGAGCCGGCATAGACCTGCTTGACCAGTTCGGACGAGACGACCTCCTCGACCGAGCCGTCCAGCACGATGCGGCCCTGGTGCAGCACGATCACCCGCGAGGAGATCTCGCGGACGAAGTCGAGGTCGTGCTCGACCAGCAGCACGCACAGCCCCTGCTTTTTCGTGAGGTCGATCAGGATGGAGCCGATCTGCATGCGCTCGGTCTTGGTGAGGCCGGCGGTCGGCTCGTCGAGCAGCAGCACCCGCGGCTCCAGCGCCAGCACCATGGAGAGCTCCAGCGCCTGCTTCATCCCGTGCGAGAGCAGATGCGCGGGGGTGGCGAGCTGCTTGTCGAGCCCCGTGGTGGCGATGACGTGCATCGCCGCCTCGGGCAGCGGCAGCTCGCCGGCGCGGCGCCACAGCGAGGGACGGGCGTGGCGCACGCGGGCGATCTGCAGACATTCCGCGACGGTGAGCGTATCGAACACGTTCGCCATCTGGAACTTGCGGCCGACGCCGAGCGCGACGCAGCCCTCCGGCGGGCGGCGGCCGATATCATAGCCGTTGATAACGACCGTGCCGCTGGAACGTTCGGCGCCATCGGCGATGCAGCGCATCAGGGTGGTCTTGCCGGCGCCGTTCGGCCCGACGAGGCTCACGAGCTCCCCGGCATGCGCCTCGAAATCGATCGCCTCCAGCACGGTGAGGCTGCCGAAGCGCTTGGCGACCCCGGCCACCGCCAGCGCCGGCCCCGTGCCCGGTTCGACACCCTGCGTGTCGGCAGGATCGAGCGTGGTCAGCGTCATGGACCGGGACGGCATGGCGGGGCGCGTACGCAGCAGGCCGAGCAGCTTGCGCGGCAGGTCGAACAGCACGGGCAGCAGGCCGCGCGGGAAGGCGATGATCACCAAGACGAACAGCGAGCCGATGATGAGCTGCCAGACGAAGGGGTAGTCGCCGGCGAGTTGCGCGCTCTCATAGTCGACGATGAGGGCACCGAACACCGGGCCGAGCAGAGTCCCGCGGCCGCCTAATGCCGTCCAGATGACGAGCTCCGTGCCGAAGACGAAGCCAGCCAGCTCCGGCGCCACCACCATCGCATAGCCGGCGTAGATATAACCGGCGACCGCGCCGATGGCGGCGCAGGCGAGATAGACGAGGATTTTCAGCCGCGAGGTGTCGAGCCCGAGATATTTGCACCGCTGCTCGTTCTCGCGCACCGCGATGAGCAAGCGGCCGGCATCGCTCTTCACGAAGATGTAGGCGAGCGTCGTGACCACGACGAGGAAGCCGCCCGCTAGCCAGAACCAGGCCTCCATCGACAGGTCGAAGCTCATGAAGCCCGACAGGCCGCTCGACGAGCCGGTGAAGGTGCCGCCGGAATAGAGCAGCTGCGTCGCCACGATGGGCAGGACCAGTGTGATCACCGAGGCGTAGAGCGCCGAGGCGCCATGCCAGAAGGCCAGCCAGCCGATGACGGCCGCGACCAGCAGCGCGCCGCCGACGCCGAGTCCGAGAGCCAGCAGCGCATTGCCTTCGGTGAAGTCCATATGGGTGAAGACGAGCCCGGCAGCGTAGGCGCCGCAGGCAAAGAACACCGACTGGCCGAAGGTGAGGATGCCGAGGAAGCCCCACAGCAGGTCGACGGTGAGCGCCACCGCGGCGTAGAGCAGCGAGCGGGTGAGCACGTTCACCGAATAGGTGTCGAGCACATAGGGGCCGACGAAGATCGCCGCCAGCGCGAGAAGGGCGACGGCGAGGATGAGGGAAAGGCGGCGCGCTTCAGTCACGGGCGAACCCCTGCGGGCGGATGCGCAGGATGACGGCGGCGAGCACCGCAATGGTCAGCCCGCCGAGCACGGGGCTGAAATGCGTGGCGACCAGCACCTGCGCCCCGCCCAGCACCAGGCAGGCGACAAGCAAGCTGACCAGCGATGCGCCGGAGACGAGCACCAGCATGAAGGCGTTGACGAGCCAGGGCACGCCCATCTGCGGATCGACACTGGAGAGCGGGGTGATCAGTGCACCGGCGATGCCGGCCAGCGCCGAGCCGAGCGTGAAGGTGAGGAAGCGCACCAGCCCGCTATTGATGCCGAGCCCACGCGCGAGATCCTCGTTCATGATCACCGCGCGGGTCTCTAGGCCGAGGCGGGTGCCCTGAAGCAGGGCGGTGAGCGCCAGGCCGAGCACGGCGGCGATGCCGACTAGGGCGAGGCGGTAGGCGGAATAGCTCTCGCCGAGCAGGTCGATCGTGCCGCTCAACGGCGACTGCGTGAACTGCACGCCGCGGCCGAAGGCGAGCGTGATGATCTGGCCGATGATGATCGACAGTCCCCAGGTGGCGAGGATCGCGTCGAGCGGACGCGCATAGAGCGGGCGCACCACGAAGCGCTCGATCGCCATGCCGGCGACTCCGCCGAACAGCGCAGCGACGGGGATGGCGAGCCAGGGGTTCAGCCCCGCCTGGGTGGTGACGAGCGCGGCGTAGCCGCCGAGCGTCATCAGCCCTCCATGGGCGAAGTTGATGATCTTCATGACGCCGAAGACGAGCAGCAGCCCGGTCGCCACGGCATAGAGGATGGCGGCGGTCGTCACGATGTCCAGCGTCTGGCCGATCATGCGAGGTCCTTCGAAAGGCGGAAGTCGGGAGGACCATCCCCGGGGCGCGCCCGGGGATGGCGGTAGCGAGCCTCAGCGGCTCACTTCAGCTTCGGGCACTGCTCGCCGGGATCGACGTCCTTGAAGGTCGAGATCATCTCAACCGAGCCGTCACCCTTCACCTGGCCGAGATACATGGTCAGCGGCGCATGGCGCTGCTTGTTCATGACGATGGTGCCGCGCGGGCCTTCCACGGAAACCTCCGCCAGCAGCGGGATCACCTTGGCTGCCTCGGTGGTGCCGGCCTTCTCGACGGCCGCCTTGTAGGCGTAGACGGCCTCATACTGCGGCACGGAGAGGTCGTTCGGGGTCTTCAGGTCGGCGCCGAACTTCTTCTCCATCGCGGCGAGGAACGCCTTGTTGGCCGGCGTGTCGATATTGGTGAAGTAGGAGCCGGCGATGTAGATGCCCTCGGCATCCGGGC contains:
- the araD gene encoding L-arabinonate dehydratase, yielding MNAYAKTDTRKTPETLRSARYFAHDDLRSFGHRSRLRQMGYAPEDWVGKPVIGILNTWSDFNPCHGHFKSRVEDVKRGVLQAGGFPLELPVHSASETFLKPTSMLYRNMAAMEVEEGIRAHPIDGAVLMGGCDKSTPALLMGATSAGVPAIYLPAGPMLRGNWKGRTLGSGSDAWKFWDERRAGAIDEKAWNEIEGGIARSFGHCMTMGTASTMTAIADALGMTLPGASSIPAADAGHNRMAAACGRRIVEMVWEDLVPARVLTRPAFENAITVAMAMGCSTNAIIHLIAQARRAGVNIGLDDFDRASRIVPVIANVRPSGDVYLMEDFFFAGGLPALMSRLTDHLHLDALTVTGRTLGENIAGAQVHDDDVIRTVDNPIYAEGALAVLRGNLAPEGCVIKPSACAPHLRVHTGPALVFDDYPSLKAAIDDESLDVTPDHVLVLRNAGPLGGPGMPEWGMLPIPKKLVKQGVRDMLRISDSRMSGTSYGACILHVSPESYVGGPLALLQTGDLVRVDVPARSIDMLVAEDALERRRAALVPPPPHYERGYGWMFSRHIRQAHEGCDFDFLETSFGAPVGEPSIY
- a CDS encoding ABC transporter ATP-binding protein, which gives rise to MSNALSVKGLSSGYAGAVVVREVSLSIAAGEILAVLGKNGMGKSTLLKAVMGFLPRMGGTVLIGGGEATRLPPHRVARLGVGYVAQEKALFQDMTVEENLRLAVRRPDFEVALAEVEASFPFLLQRLKQRAGTLSGGEQKMLLMARSLATGAKLLLVDEITEGLQPSVIDRLAGVIRSARERHGTTMLLVEQHLPFALAVADRWAVLDRGEIAETGASSEPDARERVLKHLSV
- a CDS encoding GntR family transcriptional regulator, encoding MDTPTRLRPTRDPSRHAAPQVFDYLRERIIALELPPGTLISRTELQELFGFSSTPVRDALLKLQEESLVEIFPQHATVVSPIDLKLARQAHFLRRSIEQEAVRTIALMDERAEVVRRLETVIDVQAALLARGDLPGFENADREFHRIFFETVGVPELWKMSRRYSGHIDRIRRLHLPMPGKAPQVIADHRAIVAGIAAGDVPAAQGALREHLSKSLAFTPDLRARWPDYFRD
- a CDS encoding DUF1028 domain-containing protein gives rise to the protein MTFSIVARCPTTGRLGVAVATAVPAVGSMCPFTGAGTGAVSTQSWVNPYLALDVLDAIAGGQSALAAMEAVLAGDGSRELRQIGVVDGAGAAAAFTGADCTPWCGQEVGDGFAVQGNMLTGPEVIAAMAAAFRAGEGMPLDERLMRAMEAGDAAGGDKRGRQSASLRIQGEEAYPALDLRVDEHRQPVMELRRVLEIARLQLVPFVEGMPRRGVPPGPAPAEVTAMLALAPPDRPGGGGSGPG
- a CDS encoding Bug family tripartite tricarboxylate transporter substrate binding protein, whose amino-acid sequence is MSHLKIAPLALVAALCVGSAAAPALAQSFPDRPLTVVVPFPPGGASDSTARLLLPKMQEKLGQPVVVDNRPGANGATGAQHVKNSPADGYTLLVGSIGVYAINPALNPKLGYAPGKDFDLLTVAVRTPNVLVANPNFPANTVQELVAYLKKNPDKVTFASSGAGSSDHLTAALFWQQTGTTGIHVPYKGGGPAIADLIAGHSDVSFQNLGAVASHIKAGKLKVLGVTAAARNPVLPDVPTMKEAGVDGLDVYSWQAAAAPKGLPPEVSKKVVDAFAAALADPAVKEKFNGLGFEVVANTPEQFAAFQKAEEERWRQVVSDGKIASQ